A window of Lusitaniella coriacea LEGE 07157 contains these coding sequences:
- the dcd gene encoding dCTP deaminase translates to MIQNDIWIAKMADKGMISPFEPKLVRRTDNLPVISYGLSSFGYDIRLSPKEFRVFRHIPGTVVDPKNFNPDNLEPVQCHQDQNGNYFILPAHSYGLGVALERLDIPDNITVLCIGKSSYARCGIIANLTPAEAGWRGHLTLEFSNSSSADCRIYANEGVVQLLFLEGEPCEVSYQQRRGKYQDQPEQVIVSRV, encoded by the coding sequence GTGATTCAAAATGATATCTGGATTGCGAAAATGGCAGACAAGGGCATGATTTCGCCCTTTGAACCCAAACTCGTGCGACGCACCGACAATTTACCCGTTATTTCCTACGGATTAAGCAGCTTTGGCTACGATATTCGCCTCTCACCCAAAGAATTTCGCGTATTTCGCCACATTCCCGGAACCGTTGTCGATCCCAAAAACTTTAACCCCGATAACCTCGAACCCGTCCAATGCCATCAAGATCAAAATGGCAACTACTTCATTCTCCCCGCTCACTCCTACGGACTCGGTGTTGCTCTAGAAAGGTTGGATATTCCCGATAATATTACCGTTCTTTGTATAGGAAAAAGCTCCTATGCAAGGTGTGGCATAATTGCCAATCTTACCCCTGCCGAAGCGGGATGGCGAGGACATTTAACCCTAGAATTTTCCAATTCTTCTAGTGCCGATTGCCGCATTTATGCCAATGAAGGAGTCGTACAACTCCTCTTCCTAGAAGGCGAACCTTGCGAAGTGAGCTATCAACAGCGACGCGGAAAATATCAAGATCAACCCGAACAAGTTATCGTTTCACGAGTGTAA
- the thyX gene encoding FAD-dependent thymidylate synthase yields MDKFRIETIAAMPNPQQVIWAAMHQDYSEGFVWDDNEQFPNEQRAGELIVKHLLMGDRGHYGPLEHPQIVLNVGYFPHSMMQQVRTHRVGVSFDVQCLAADTEITFLRSSGSLQKIKISDLYDLWENGEKALRERKIRGRNNEPPGTYRRNCKKRLKKMRLRVLNEDTGNFEIGHIRDVMYSGIQPVYRLTLEDGKTLDSTENHRLLTTEGWSSMGEAVGLITDSNHHVVTVSKDCFVLCNGVAIIEPPLIQKLKAHPVKVVRVEYLGLQPTYDIETTDPWHNFVANGLVVHNSFRYTGQRIIDVATSKRDIEDVFYLRPIGKYTNRQGKRYTYTEEQRNEDLEWCLAACKHYQKRIKEGLSEEHARGLIPFDARQHFVLSCNVRSLMHLLDLRWKKDAQLEAQKFCELLYIQFEEWCPAVAQWYKENRAKKAKLSP; encoded by the coding sequence ATGGATAAATTTCGCATTGAAACTATTGCCGCAATGCCCAATCCTCAGCAAGTAATTTGGGCAGCGATGCACCAAGACTATTCAGAAGGATTTGTGTGGGACGACAACGAACAATTCCCCAACGAACAGCGTGCGGGAGAGTTGATTGTCAAACATCTTTTGATGGGCGATCGCGGACATTACGGGCCCCTAGAACATCCGCAAATTGTCCTGAATGTGGGCTATTTCCCTCACTCAATGATGCAACAAGTTCGGACGCATCGGGTTGGCGTTTCCTTCGACGTGCAATGTCTAGCCGCTGATACCGAAATTACATTTCTTCGATCGTCTGGTAGCCTGCAAAAAATCAAAATTTCCGATCTTTACGATCTTTGGGAAAACGGCGAAAAAGCGTTGCGAGAACGGAAAATTAGGGGGCGAAATAACGAACCTCCTGGAACCTATCGCCGCAACTGTAAAAAACGTCTGAAAAAGATGCGTCTGCGAGTCCTAAATGAAGATACAGGAAATTTTGAAATAGGTCACATTCGGGATGTAATGTACAGTGGTATCCAACCTGTCTATCGTCTGACTCTTGAGGATGGCAAAACCCTAGACTCCACGGAAAATCATCGACTTCTAACCACTGAAGGATGGAGCAGTATGGGGGAAGCCGTTGGTTTAATTACAGATTCAAATCATCATGTTGTTACCGTATCAAAAGATTGTTTTGTTTTATGTAATGGTGTTGCTATCATTGAACCTCCACTGATTCAGAAATTAAAGGCTCATCCTGTTAAAGTTGTTCGAGTGGAATATTTGGGATTGCAACCAACTTACGATATAGAAACAACAGACCCTTGGCATAATTTTGTTGCGAATGGACTGGTTGTACATAATTCTTTTCGCTACACAGGACAGAGAATTATTGATGTTGCCACATCAAAACGCGACATCGAAGATGTGTTTTATCTACGTCCAATTGGTAAATATACAAACCGACAGGGTAAGCGCTACACCTACACAGAGGAACAGCGTAATGAAGATTTGGAATGGTGTTTGGCGGCGTGCAAACACTATCAAAAACGGATTAAGGAAGGACTTTCAGAGGAACACGCGAGGGGGTTAATTCCGTTCGATGCAAGACAGCATTTTGTTCTTAGTTGTAATGTTCGATCTCTGATGCACCTGCTCGATTTGCGTTGGAAGAAAGACGCACAATTAGAAGCTCAAAAATTTTGCGAATTGCTTTATATCCAATTTGAGGAGTGGTGTCCTGCGGTAGCACAATGGTATAAAGAGAATCGAGCAAAAAAAGCGAAGTTATCTCCTTAA
- the miaA gene encoding tRNA (adenosine(37)-N6)-dimethylallyltransferase MiaA, whose translation MAIPLIVICGATATGKSSLALNLAQRLNSIVISADSRQVYREFDIGTAKPTREEQQLIPHYLIDVCNPTETLTLAEYQEQAQSIIQESITSLSSLPPFLVGGTGLYIKSIVKGLKIPRVSPQPKLRENLQSLGQKQCYGFLQQIDPIAAQKIHPNDKVRTLRALEVFYVTGKPISEQQGENPPTYPILQIGLDCGAEALEKRIERRTEQMIAMGFVDEVEKLGQKYGWNLPLLETLGYAEIKQYLIGKISLPEAKDLIILHTRQFAKRQRTWFRAYPDIEWFDANHSEIAEIVWQRVKEFIDASTNHSGIALT comes from the coding sequence ATGGCAATCCCTTTAATTGTCATTTGCGGAGCAACAGCAACGGGAAAATCGAGTTTGGCCCTCAACTTAGCACAGCGTTTAAACTCGATTGTGATTAGTGCAGACTCCCGCCAGGTTTATCGAGAATTTGATATTGGAACGGCAAAACCCACACGAGAAGAACAACAATTAATTCCCCATTATTTAATCGATGTTTGCAATCCAACCGAAACATTAACCCTCGCTGAATATCAAGAACAGGCACAAAGTATTATTCAAGAATCCATCACTTCTCTGTCCTCTCTCCCACCCTTTCTAGTTGGTGGAACCGGATTATACATTAAGTCAATTGTCAAAGGATTAAAAATCCCTAGGGTATCTCCACAACCGAAATTAAGAGAAAACTTACAATCTCTAGGTCAAAAGCAGTGCTATGGATTTTTACAACAAATCGATCCTATTGCCGCTCAAAAAATTCACCCGAACGATAAAGTAAGAACCCTAAGAGCATTAGAAGTTTTTTACGTTACGGGTAAACCCATTTCCGAACAACAGGGAGAGAATCCGCCCACTTATCCAATTCTCCAAATTGGCTTGGATTGCGGTGCAGAGGCTTTAGAAAAACGAATCGAGCGGCGAACTGAACAAATGATTGCGATGGGTTTTGTGGATGAAGTCGAAAAATTAGGGCAAAAATATGGTTGGAATTTGCCCCTATTAGAAACATTAGGATATGCCGAAATCAAACAATACTTAATCGGAAAAATCTCTTTACCGGAGGCAAAAGATTTAATAATCTTACACACGCGACAGTTTGCCAAACGCCAGCGAACTTGGTTTCGCGCTTATCCAGACATCGAGTGGTTTGATGCGAATCATTCGGAAATAGCTGAGATCGTTTGGCAGCGTGTGAAAGAATTTATTGATGCTTCAACTAACCATAGCGGAATAGCTCTAACTTAA